In a genomic window of Methanosarcina horonobensis HB-1 = JCM 15518:
- a CDS encoding restriction endonuclease subunit S domain-containing protein — translation MGEIPEGWGVKSISELADFVKGFSYKGSEKFTEPPSKVFVTLNNVYEGGGFKPEYAWIQSDRTKERHLVREGDLIILNTEQTKDRRLLGFPAIVYFPHNYRDETGVFSHHITKVTPFDDRYKNYLHFHLYFTQIETLSFYRIILAQSFGDWM, via the coding sequence TTGGGGGAGATTCCGGAGGGGTGGGGAGTAAAGTCGATAAGTGAACTTGCTGATTTTGTGAAAGGATTTTCATATAAAGGATCTGAGAAGTTTACTGAACCTCCTAGTAAAGTATTCGTCACACTGAATAATGTGTATGAGGGAGGCGGATTCAAACCAGAGTATGCTTGGATTCAGAGTGATAGAACAAAGGAACGGCATCTTGTTAGAGAAGGGGACCTTATTATCCTCAATACAGAACAGACAAAAGATAGAAGGCTTCTCGGATTTCCTGCTATTGTGTATTTCCCTCACAACTATAGAGATGAGACAGGGGTCTTTTCTCATCATATAACAAAAGTTACTCCTTTTGATGATAGATATAAAAATTATTTACATTTTCATCTTTATTTTACACAGATTGAAACTTTATCGTTTTATCGTATCATACTGGCTCAGTCATTTGGGGATTGGATGTAA
- a CDS encoding N-acetyltransferase, giving the protein MIRTYKETDLEEMVRIWYDASVIAHPFVLATFWASYKSAMEEKYLPLAENYVFEREGKVTGFISLVGENVCALFVAPEAQEKGTGRALLEHAKILKGSLSLKVYRDNKKAIIFYEKSGFRAVGEDVDEHTGCVQILMNWRTSN; this is encoded by the coding sequence TTGATCCGAACTTATAAGGAAACAGACCTTGAAGAGATGGTAAGGATCTGGTACGATGCTTCAGTCATTGCCCATCCTTTTGTGCTAGCCACCTTCTGGGCTTCGTATAAATCAGCAATGGAGGAAAAATACCTGCCTCTTGCGGAGAATTATGTTTTTGAGCGGGAAGGAAAGGTTACAGGTTTTATTTCGCTTGTAGGAGAAAATGTGTGTGCCCTTTTCGTAGCTCCCGAAGCGCAGGAAAAAGGAACAGGAAGAGCGCTTCTCGAACATGCAAAAATCCTGAAAGGAAGTCTCTCCCTTAAGGTTTACAGGGATAACAAAAAGGCCATTATCTTTTATGAAAAGAGCGGATTTAGAGCAGTCGGGGAAGATGTTGACGAGCATACGGGCTGTGTGCAGATTTTGATGAATTGGAGAACTTCTAATTAA
- a CDS encoding nucleoside 2-deoxyribosyltransferase, giving the protein MSKKKIIYIAAPLFTHAELEYNQKLKDMLLNNGFSVFLPQEDAEDAAQERERQNQECIFVKCVEGVDASDIVVAVLDGVDVDSGTAWEAGYAYAKGKPVIGLRTDFRELSDGIVNLMIEMSIVSLARDEEELLKVLEKFR; this is encoded by the coding sequence TTGAGCAAAAAAAAGATAATCTACATTGCGGCCCCCCTCTTTACACACGCCGAACTAGAGTACAACCAGAAACTGAAAGATATGCTGCTCAATAACGGTTTTTCTGTTTTTTTACCCCAGGAAGATGCAGAGGACGCGGCACAGGAGCGCGAAAGGCAGAACCAGGAATGTATATTTGTGAAGTGTGTGGAGGGCGTGGACGCCTCAGATATTGTCGTCGCAGTTCTTGACGGCGTGGATGTGGATTCCGGAACAGCCTGGGAGGCAGGTTATGCATACGCAAAAGGAAAACCTGTTATAGGACTCAGGACTGATTTCAGGGAGCTTTCGGATGGAATCGTTAACCTGATGATAGAAATGTCTATTGTTTCCCTGGCAAGAGATGAGGAAGAACTGCTAAAAGTGCTGGAAAAATTCCGATAA
- a CDS encoding type IV pilin, producing the protein MKGSDEKGIAPVVGTAVTIFIVFILAGLVSSAFFEEYGVSSYKGSPAAKLQIQFTEDETSLEFEHSGGDQLFFDSPSLSVIMDINDTSYMLNDSTLGTLETGKKGVLALNKSGLPAMELSPEDLVSVKIVDHESGGLIAKHDLEVKGQIVVSPE; encoded by the coding sequence GTGAAGGGCTCAGATGAAAAGGGAATTGCTCCTGTTGTCGGAACGGCGGTTACAATATTCATTGTTTTTATTCTTGCAGGCCTGGTCTCTTCAGCCTTTTTCGAGGAATACGGGGTTTCCTCCTATAAGGGATCGCCAGCAGCAAAGCTTCAGATCCAGTTTACTGAGGATGAAACCTCACTTGAATTCGAACATAGCGGAGGGGATCAGCTCTTTTTTGATAGTCCTTCTCTATCAGTTATTATGGATATTAATGATACTTCATATATGCTCAATGATTCTACCCTGGGGACCCTGGAAACCGGTAAAAAAGGAGTTCTTGCTCTGAATAAGAGTGGACTTCCTGCAATGGAATTGAGTCCCGAGGATTTGGTTTCTGTAAAAATAGTTGATCATGAAAGCGGTGGCCTTATTGCAAAACATGATCTTGAGGTCAAAGGGCAGATAGTTGTATCTCCGGAATGA
- the argC gene encoding N-acetyl-gamma-glutamyl-phosphate reductase, with amino-acid sequence MIKAGIIGASGYTGGELLRLLVSHPDVRLELATSRNLAGKPVASTHRHLEGFLDLKYENPGLEEIRERCDVVFVAVPHGTAMNYVPELLDGSTKVIDLSADYRLDIPVFEKIYGMKHSDPRKSVYGLVELHPEAAKEEFVANPGCFPTGATLAAAPLAAAGLIDIAVFDSKTGISGAGISPTETSHYPNLAENIIPYKLTAHRHRAEIVQELTRLDGKLRNINFTPHVIPSIRGIFTTAHLFTKESLSTEDVREIYEEFYRNKPFIRLPGGVPSLTAVRGSNFCDIGFEADKENNRVVILSAIDNLVKGASGQAIQNMNLMFGLAETRGLWLPAAAP; translated from the coding sequence ATGATCAAGGCAGGAATTATAGGAGCTTCCGGTTATACAGGAGGAGAACTCCTGCGCTTACTTGTAAGCCATCCCGATGTCAGGCTTGAACTGGCAACTTCCAGGAATCTTGCAGGAAAACCCGTAGCAAGTACTCACAGGCACCTCGAAGGTTTTCTGGACTTAAAGTACGAAAATCCGGGGCTTGAAGAAATCAGGGAGCGCTGTGATGTAGTTTTTGTGGCTGTGCCTCACGGGACTGCTATGAACTATGTACCTGAACTTCTCGACGGCAGCACAAAAGTGATCGATCTTAGCGCAGACTACAGACTTGATATCCCGGTATTTGAAAAAATCTATGGAATGAAGCATAGCGACCCGAGAAAATCAGTATACGGGCTAGTGGAACTTCATCCTGAAGCTGCAAAGGAAGAGTTTGTGGCAAATCCCGGCTGTTTTCCTACAGGAGCAACCCTTGCAGCAGCCCCTCTTGCGGCAGCAGGCTTAATAGATATTGCAGTCTTTGACTCCAAAACAGGGATTTCAGGAGCAGGAATTTCGCCAACGGAAACCTCTCATTACCCTAACCTTGCAGAAAATATTATTCCATATAAACTTACAGCTCACAGGCATAGGGCTGAGATAGTGCAGGAACTCACCAGGCTGGACGGAAAACTTCGAAACATCAATTTTACTCCCCATGTAATTCCGTCCATAAGGGGGATCTTTACAACTGCTCATCTCTTTACGAAAGAGTCTCTTTCGACTGAAGATGTCAGGGAAATTTATGAGGAGTTTTACAGGAATAAACCCTTTATTCGGCTCCCGGGAGGCGTCCCTTCCCTTACTGCGGTCAGAGGATCTAATTTCTGTGATATCGGTTTTGAAGCGGACAAGGAAAATAACAGGGTTGTAATACTCTCAGCAATCGATAATCTTGTCAAAGGAGCATCAGGGCAGGCTATTCAGAACATGAACCTCATGTTCGGGCTGGCTGAAACCCGTGGACTCTGGCTGCCTGCAGCAGCACCTTAA
- a CDS encoding CBS domain-containing protein: MKVKDVMNPDVVFCKPDDTVREAAKILKENNISGAPVLEDGKLVGIVSEGDLLELLVIPEKGNLWLPSPFEVIEVPIRELLSWEETKKMLSDVGSTRIEEIMTRDVHIISSEASVEEASELMVRHRINRLPVMENDRVVGIVTRGDIIEGLAKL; this comes from the coding sequence ATGAAAGTAAAAGATGTCATGAACCCTGATGTTGTCTTCTGCAAGCCTGACGACACAGTCCGGGAAGCTGCAAAGATCCTTAAGGAAAACAACATTAGTGGAGCTCCTGTCCTTGAGGACGGAAAGCTTGTAGGGATAGTAAGTGAGGGTGACCTGCTTGAACTGCTGGTAATTCCAGAAAAGGGAAACCTCTGGCTTCCGAGTCCTTTTGAAGTTATAGAAGTTCCTATAAGGGAACTTCTGAGTTGGGAAGAAACAAAAAAGATGCTTTCTGACGTAGGTTCTACAAGGATAGAAGAAATTATGACAAGGGATGTGCACATAATCTCTTCCGAAGCATCCGTCGAAGAAGCCTCGGAGCTTATGGTCAGGCACAGGATCAACAGGCTTCCGGTAATGGAAAATGATCGTGTTGTCGGGATTGTCACGCGTGGAGACATCATAGAAGGTCTTGCAAAACTTTGA
- the argJ gene encoding bifunctional ornithine acetyltransferase/N-acetylglutamate synthase has product MKQIEGGICAVRGVSAYGIKPGKMGIAVIRAEGPAAGVFTKNKVTAAPVILSKGVIETQHRLSAIIANSGNANAFTGDDGFLDAMEMASILSEKLDVDAETVAVASTGVIGRRLDVSFIREHLPEVLEGLGSSPECSQAATKAIMTTDKALKESAVELDCGVRIGAIAKGSGMIEPNMGTMLCFAYTDANVPADVLDAALRIAVDKTFNMVVVDGDTSTNDMVLFTSTCKSGIKPCMECLDEFEDGLICVFTDLAKKMAKDGEGATKLIESRVIGAKTHEDARLAAKAIVRSPLVKSAIFGKDPNWGRVVAAAGYSGAELEQERLSLAFSGGGEEVELVKSGEISRDSDLALLKKIMANEEIIITLDLAMGEESATAWGCDLTYDYVRINAEYTT; this is encoded by the coding sequence ATGAAGCAAATCGAGGGTGGAATTTGTGCAGTAAGGGGCGTATCTGCATACGGGATAAAACCCGGAAAAATGGGGATAGCTGTTATTCGTGCGGAAGGCCCTGCAGCAGGTGTTTTCACAAAAAATAAGGTCACTGCAGCTCCTGTCATCCTGAGCAAAGGAGTGATCGAGACTCAGCACCGGCTTTCTGCCATAATTGCAAACAGTGGAAATGCTAACGCCTTTACAGGCGATGATGGTTTTCTGGATGCAATGGAAATGGCATCAATACTTTCTGAAAAGCTTGATGTTGATGCTGAAACCGTTGCAGTTGCTTCAACAGGAGTAATTGGTAGAAGGCTTGATGTTTCCTTTATAAGGGAGCACCTCCCTGAAGTCCTTGAAGGGCTTGGCAGTTCCCCGGAATGCAGCCAGGCAGCGACAAAGGCGATTATGACCACTGATAAAGCCTTAAAAGAATCCGCTGTGGAACTCGACTGCGGAGTAAGGATAGGCGCAATTGCGAAGGGTTCAGGCATGATCGAGCCAAATATGGGGACTATGCTCTGCTTTGCATATACCGATGCAAACGTGCCTGCAGACGTTCTGGATGCTGCTCTGAGGATAGCTGTCGATAAAACCTTTAATATGGTTGTCGTTGATGGCGACACAAGCACGAATGACATGGTACTTTTCACTTCCACCTGCAAATCAGGGATCAAACCCTGTATGGAGTGCCTTGACGAGTTTGAGGATGGGCTGATTTGCGTATTTACGGACCTTGCAAAGAAAATGGCTAAGGATGGGGAAGGAGCTACCAAACTCATAGAATCCAGGGTTATAGGTGCAAAAACACATGAGGATGCCAGGCTTGCTGCAAAAGCCATTGTCCGCTCCCCTCTGGTCAAATCTGCTATTTTCGGAAAAGACCCTAACTGGGGCAGGGTTGTTGCAGCTGCAGGGTACTCGGGTGCCGAGCTTGAACAGGAAAGACTTTCCCTAGCTTTCTCAGGTGGGGGAGAAGAAGTCGAACTTGTGAAATCCGGGGAAATCTCCAGGGATTCTGATCTTGCACTCTTGAAAAAAATAATGGCAAATGAAGAAATCATCATTACCCTTGACCTTGCAATGGGAGAAGAATCCGCAACTGCCTGGGGCTGCGACCTGACCTATGATTATGTCCGGATCAATGCCGAATATACAACCTGA